A genomic region of Brevinematales bacterium contains the following coding sequences:
- a CDS encoding DUF190 domain-containing protein → MKAEETGMLLRVFIEEKEKLHGQPVYEWIVRLARERGLAGATVTRGILGYGGDKVIHSAKLLEISDDLPMIVEIMDDEENLMKFIGEIGAAIKPGLATLEKVRIFRFGK, encoded by the coding sequence ATGAAAGCTGAAGAAACAGGGATGCTCCTCAGGGTGTTTATCGAGGAAAAGGAAAAACTGCACGGCCAGCCTGTATACGAATGGATAGTCCGGCTCGCGCGGGAACGCGGTCTCGCGGGGGCGACTGTCACGCGCGGGATACTCGGGTACGGCGGCGATAAGGTCATCCATTCCGCGAAACTCCTTGAGATATCGGACGACCTTCCGATGATAGTAGAGATTATGGACGATGAGGAGAATCTGATGAAGTTTATCGGCGAAATAGGGGCGGCGATAAAACCGGGGCTTGCGACGCTGGAGAAAGTGCGGATTTTCCGC